AGGATGACCACCCCTACTTGTTATTCTGTCAGGATTTTGCTTCCGGCAGGGTGGATGAAGAAGTTGAATCCAATAGCAAGGATTTAAACTCAAAAGACAAAAGGCTAACCCCAAATTCACAACAGCCCCCATGAAATCCGGCCAGTTCAATCTTTTAGAGATGGAAAGATAAGAGACGGTTCAGACCGTTGATTATCGCTTTTTCTCTCCTCGTTTCTCCTTTGATCCCTTGGATGGGGAAAAAGCGCCAAAAGATTCCCATTGAAAAAATTTCTTGAAAAGATACATCTCTTCTGGGAAAATGGGATAAAATCTTTCCCGGAGAGGGAAGAAGTTAGGCCAGTGAATCAATGGTTCATTGAGTAACTGGGTCATTCAGTCATGGAGTCATTTGGTAATAATGGTTTTCGGCCATTTCCCTTATTCCATAAGCTTAAATGGTAATTTTTACGTTTTCTGTACGTTCTCTCTTGAGAAAAAAATATTTTCCAATCTTCAAAAAGGACGGAGGGTATGAAACTCAAAGGAAAAGTTGCGATCATTACCGGGGCCAGCAAAGGGATTGGCAAAGGGATTGCTGTCCGGTATGCCCAGGAAGGAGCGGCTGTGGTCCTGGCCAGCAGGGCCATGGATCTGCTCACCCCCATCGCCAGTCAAATCAATCAGGAAGGCGGAAAAGCCCTGGCTTGGGAAGTGGATGTGACCCGGTTCGAAAGCGTTTCAACCATGGTTGACAAATCCGTAGAGCAATTTGGCCGGCTGGATATCATGGTCAACAACGCCGGAATTTCCATGGCCCATCCTTCAGAGGAACTTTCTCCCCAGGATTGGCAGCGAGCCTTAGACACGGACCTCTCGGGAGTGTTTTACGGATGCCAGTGTGCCGCCCGCAAAATGATCCCCCAAGGTGGGGGTTGTATCATCAACATTACGTCGGTCTACGGCATCGTGGCTGCACCGGGAAGGGCGGCTTATTGTGCCGGTAAAGCGGCTTGCAACATGCTCACCAAAGTTCTGGCCATTGAGTGGGCGAAGAAGAAC
This portion of the Deltaproteobacteria bacterium genome encodes:
- a CDS encoding glucose 1-dehydrogenase; translation: MKLKGKVAIITGASKGIGKGIAVRYAQEGAAVVLASRAMDLLTPIASQINQEGGKALAWEVDVTRFESVSTMVDKSVEQFGRLDIMVNNAGISMAHPSEELSPQDWQRALDTDLSGVFYGCQCAARKMIPQGGGCIINITSVYGIVAAPGRAAYCAGKAACNMLTKVLAIEWAKKNIRVNAIAPGYFRTELVQEVIDNGMLPIGGIEKRTPMGRIGEVDEILGLAVYLASDESGFMTGSVVNIDGGWEAYGYI